The Candidatus Omnitrophota bacterium DNA window TGCCCCTCGCCATACCGACGGTGGTCTCGGCGGTCATGATGAGCTATCTCTTTTCAACATCAGGATGGGTCAACCGAATCCTTGCGGATATCGGCCTTTTAAGGGGATCGGTGGTCTGGCTGGGGGGAGGGTTTAAAAGCATGTTCACGATAATGATAGCTGACAGCTGGAAAGTGACGCCTCTTGTCATGCTCATACTCCTTGCGGGGCTGCAATCTATAGACAGGCAGCTCTACAGCTCGGCGCGCATGGACGGGGCGGGTACTTTCTATATTTTCCGGCGTATAACCCTGCCTCTACTGCTTCCTTCTTTGACGGCGGCTATCATCATAAGGGGTATAGATGCCTTCCGGATATTTTCCCTGGTGCTGGTACTTATGGGCGAGAACCTCAAGGTGGTCGGCACTTACGCTTATCTGGAATACTCCGAGTACAATAATTACAACCTTTCCGCCGCCAGCAGCGTGATCTTGTTCGTTCTGATAATGCTGGCGGTAATAGCTTATATCCGCACAGTGGGAAGAAAGGGGCTGCAGCCGACATAGTGATCAGGGAGGAGAGAACTGAAGGATGAATCTACGGGCAAGGACCATAGCTTTATGGGGGATTTCCATCGTGATAATCCTCCTGTTTTTATTCCCATTGTATGTTATGGGGAAAATAGCTCTGAGCACTCCCGGGGAGATC harbors:
- a CDS encoding ABC transporter permease subunit, yielding MMDRIFQRQNRFIVFCLIPLVLYLLVFTLVPIIKVFMMSLADPVSGKFSLSNYATLMRQEEFRSALLNTVIIAVGSLLIEVAAGLCMALVLSALKKGSGPVKSMFMLPLAIPTVVSAVMMSYLFSTSGWVNRILADIGLLRGSVVWLGGGFKSMFTIMIADSWKVTPLVMLILLAGLQSIDRQLYSSARMDGAGTFYIFRRITLPLLLPSLTAAIIIRGIDAFRIFSLVLVLMGENLKVVGTYAYLEYSEYNNYNLSAASSVILFVLIMLAVIAYIRTVGRKGLQPT